One genomic region from Maridesulfovibrio ferrireducens encodes:
- a CDS encoding methyl-accepting chemotaxis protein, with protein MKLKTRLTIFQITVLIISIASLCVIFIYQLNKYTNSEMNKYRKTMYEQKISELNELVNMAEKTVQSYYNKSQDIELLKISKAKSLKNTIDSIATQLSSFYKSNHNKISKSELEKKLKNLVKPIRYEGNNYIWINDMQAKTIMHPISPQLNGKNLSNIKDSSGKYLFREMVEVCRKNGEGTVSYIWKKPDTNKDTQKVSYVKLIPELNWIIGTGAWLDNITLEMKEKALEQIAEMRMKDGNYFWVNDTKQNMVMHPASPDLNGKNMAEFKDTKGKLLFKEIVDVCTNKGEGTVSYWWGKPGENGDFPKLSYVKLFKPWNWIIGMGVYIDDIDNALLEKQTKLNQTINNMIKLIVIVAVLLGIIITIAATIFANKITATIGAEPEELSDIAEQMSHGHLNIEPLSQMPQGAYASMMNMVENLKQVVTDVQHSTENVSAGSEELAASAEGLSQGATDQAAAIEELSSSIEEISVSIRNNAENTRKTEQIAITTAENTKKGSQGVKKNLAAMTEIADKIKIIEEISRQTNLLALNAAIEAARAGEHGKGFAVVAAEVRKLAEKSRIAATEIEDLSSSSLTLAQKTHTDLDALVPEIERTAKLIKEISLSCDEQNSGINLIQQSSLQLDKVIQQNASASEEVAATSEELSSQAEELHAAMLFFKLN; from the coding sequence ATGAAATTAAAAACAAGACTTACAATTTTTCAAATCACAGTACTAATAATCTCTATAGCATCATTGTGCGTTATATTCATTTATCAATTGAACAAATATACAAACAGCGAAATGAATAAATATCGAAAAACAATGTATGAACAAAAAATTTCAGAACTGAATGAACTTGTCAACATGGCTGAAAAAACAGTTCAGTCCTATTACAACAAATCGCAAGACATTGAGTTGCTTAAAATAAGTAAAGCAAAATCATTAAAAAACACTATAGATTCGATTGCGACCCAGCTATCAAGCTTCTATAAATCTAATCACAACAAGATTTCCAAATCTGAACTTGAAAAAAAGCTTAAAAACCTAGTCAAACCTATTCGATATGAAGGTAATAATTATATTTGGATAAATGATATGCAGGCGAAAACAATCATGCATCCTATCTCGCCGCAGCTTAATGGAAAAAATCTTTCAAACATAAAAGATAGTTCCGGCAAATATCTTTTTAGAGAGATGGTTGAAGTTTGCCGTAAAAATGGAGAAGGCACTGTTTCATATATATGGAAAAAACCTGACACAAACAAAGATACTCAAAAAGTTTCATATGTTAAACTTATTCCGGAACTTAACTGGATAATTGGAACAGGGGCATGGCTGGATAACATCACCCTTGAAATGAAAGAAAAAGCTCTTGAACAAATTGCAGAAATGCGGATGAAAGACGGAAACTATTTCTGGGTAAATGATACGAAACAAAATATGGTTATGCACCCAGCAAGCCCGGATTTAAATGGTAAAAACATGGCCGAGTTCAAGGATACAAAAGGAAAACTGCTATTCAAAGAGATCGTTGATGTCTGCACAAATAAGGGAGAAGGAACTGTCTCATACTGGTGGGGAAAACCCGGGGAAAATGGCGATTTCCCAAAGCTGTCATATGTCAAATTATTCAAACCGTGGAATTGGATAATCGGCATGGGAGTTTACATCGACGACATTGATAACGCTCTGCTTGAAAAACAGACTAAGTTAAACCAGACAATTAACAATATGATCAAATTAATCGTAATTGTTGCAGTACTGCTTGGAATTATAATCACAATTGCGGCAACTATTTTTGCCAATAAAATCACAGCTACCATTGGTGCGGAGCCGGAAGAATTATCAGATATTGCAGAGCAGATGTCTCATGGACACCTAAACATTGAACCCCTTTCACAAATGCCCCAAGGGGCATATGCTTCCATGATGAATATGGTTGAAAATTTAAAACAGGTAGTTACGGATGTACAACACTCTACTGAAAATGTTTCTGCCGGAAGTGAAGAGTTAGCAGCATCTGCGGAAGGACTGTCACAAGGTGCGACAGATCAGGCTGCCGCTATTGAAGAATTAAGCTCATCAATTGAAGAAATCAGCGTCAGCATACGAAACAATGCTGAAAACACACGCAAAACAGAACAGATCGCCATAACAACGGCTGAAAACACAAAAAAAGGAAGTCAGGGTGTTAAAAAAAATCTGGCAGCTATGACAGAAATTGCTGATAAAATTAAAATTATAGAAGAAATTTCCCGCCAGACAAATCTGCTCGCGCTGAATGCCGCCATCGAAGCCGCTCGCGCAGGAGAACACGGCAAAGGATTTGCGGTAGTTGCGGCGGAAGTTAGAAAATTAGCTGAAAAAAGTAGAATTGCAGCAACCGAAATCGAAGATTTATCGTCCAGCAGTCTGACTCTCGCCCAAAAAACACATACAGATTTAGATGCCTTGGTTCCTGAAATTGAACGAACAGCAAAATTGATAAAAGAAATATCGCTTTCGTGCGATGAACAAAATTCAGGCATTAATCTTATTCAGCAGTCTTCTTTACAACTGGACAAGGTTATTCAGCAAAATGCTTCAGCTTCAGAAGAGGTTGCCGCGACCTCAGAAGAACTTTCCAGTCAAGCAGAAGAACTTCATGCGGCAATGCTATTCTTTAAACTTAATTAA
- the ribB gene encoding 3,4-dihydroxy-2-butanone-4-phosphate synthase, protein MNQNLLSQFGNPIERVERGLQALKEGRGVLVTDNEDRENEGDLIFSAEQLTNSQMAMLIRQCSGIVCLCLTEEKISQLGLPMMVAENTCRNQTGFTVTIEAAEGVTTGVSAADRVTTIKTAIADDAKPGDLHRPGHVFPLRAKAGGVLERQGHTEATVDMMNLAGLKPYGVLCEVTNPDGTMSRLPEIVELGKKYNIPVLTVDDIIQYRLQLAQKAS, encoded by the coding sequence ATGAATCAGAATCTGTTATCTCAATTCGGCAATCCCATTGAAAGAGTAGAAAGAGGACTTCAGGCCTTGAAAGAGGGTCGAGGTGTGCTTGTCACAGACAATGAGGACCGGGAAAATGAGGGTGATCTTATTTTTTCGGCAGAGCAGTTGACTAATAGTCAAATGGCTATGCTCATTAGGCAATGCAGCGGCATTGTCTGCCTGTGTCTGACTGAAGAAAAAATCAGTCAACTTGGACTTCCAATGATGGTTGCTGAAAATACCTGCCGTAACCAAACGGGATTCACTGTTACTATTGAAGCCGCGGAAGGCGTTACCACCGGAGTTTCGGCTGCGGATCGTGTAACTACTATTAAAACCGCAATAGCTGATGATGCAAAACCTGGTGACCTTCACAGACCCGGGCATGTTTTTCCTTTGCGTGCAAAGGCCGGCGGGGTTCTCGAAAGGCAAGGGCACACCGAGGCAACCGTAGACATGATGAATCTTGCAGGCCTTAAGCCTTATGGAGTTCTTTGCGAAGTCACGAATCCTGATGGAACAATGTCCAGACTGCCGGAAATCGTTGAACTTGGGAAAAAGTATAATATCCCGGTGCTGACCGTGGATGATATTATCCAATACCGTCTTCAGTTGGCGCAAAAAGCTTCATAA
- a CDS encoding cupin domain-containing protein, with amino-acid sequence MKAMNVKDVEGIKVAQIPYKGEIYEVNGVTIRWLSKSGKDANGLPEYGLRHFTVEPGGEIPAHNHFYLQTVYIEKGSFECFSYDPETDDVAESKICGPGDWVYAESMEPHGMRNISETESATFLCCICNVYE; translated from the coding sequence ATGAAAGCTATGAACGTAAAAGATGTTGAAGGCATTAAAGTCGCGCAAATCCCCTACAAAGGCGAAATTTACGAAGTGAACGGGGTTACCATCCGCTGGCTTTCCAAGTCGGGTAAAGATGCAAACGGACTGCCTGAATATGGACTAAGGCACTTTACAGTTGAACCTGGCGGAGAAATTCCCGCACATAATCATTTTTATTTGCAGACCGTATATATTGAGAAAGGATCTTTTGAGTGTTTCAGTTATGATCCTGAAACCGATGATGTAGCCGAAAGTAAAATTTGCGGCCCCGGAGACTGGGTTTATGCGGAAAGTATGGAGCCTCACGGCATGAGAAACATAAGCGAAACAGAATCTGCAACATTTCTATGCTGCATCTGTAATGTATATGAATAA
- the satP gene encoding acetate uptake transporter, producing MESKLANPAPLGLMGFGMTTVLLNIHNAGFFPISSMILAMGICYGGIAQVIAGIMEFKKGNTFGTTAFISYGFFWLSLVVLIILPKIGWAEATPHAFMAWYLIMWGVFTLFMYVGTLKSNKVLQFVFLSLTVLFFLLAARDLTGNAAIGTFAGYEGILCGASAIYLAMAEVLNEVHGRTILPIG from the coding sequence GTGGAGTCAAAATTAGCAAATCCGGCACCTTTGGGTCTTATGGGCTTTGGTATGACAACTGTCTTGCTTAATATTCATAATGCGGGGTTTTTCCCCATCAGTTCTATGATTCTTGCTATGGGAATTTGTTACGGTGGGATTGCTCAGGTTATAGCCGGTATTATGGAATTCAAGAAAGGTAATACTTTCGGCACCACGGCTTTTATCTCTTATGGTTTTTTCTGGCTGAGTCTGGTTGTTCTTATTATCTTGCCTAAAATTGGGTGGGCAGAAGCAACTCCGCACGCCTTTATGGCTTGGTATTTGATTATGTGGGGTGTTTTTACCTTGTTTATGTATGTTGGTACACTCAAGAGTAATAAGGTTTTGCAGTTTGTTTTTCTGTCACTTACCGTATTATTTTTCTTGCTTGCCGCACGAGATCTCACAGGCAACGCTGCCATAGGAACTTTTGCAGGTTACGAAGGTATACTCTGCGGTGCTTCCGCTATCTATCTTGCTATGGCTGAAGTTTTGAATGAAGTTCATGGGCGTACAATATTGCCTATCGGTTAA
- a CDS encoding OFA family MFS transporter, with translation MSASITRESRWKIVVGAVLVQLALGGVYAWSVFTPVLHMGGWSKTHTQLVFTAAIVSIAVAMLFSGTLIRRWGPRPLILFGGSTLSAGYLIAGLSGTTSFLPVFLLIGILAGFGIGLGYMVPLVVAMHWFPDRKGLITGVVVAGFGFGVMGWVKLADSWGHLLENIGLSNTFVVYGVIILLLVAIGGRYMVFPEIEAGIKYLNDTNSLTRREMLRTPEFYIIFVAYASLAASGLMAVGLMKLYPMELLMNSGVERASASVITGTAMGVFFSLANGLGRVSWGAVSDKLGRKRSVMLMAATQGCWFLLFPSLAGSEFTLYLGATLIGFNFGGNFSLFPTLTADLFGADSVGDNYPVVNLAFGLGGIIGPTLGGVMGDLGDFTMAFTICGFMCFAGSFITLFLKSSVQRFAGEQDYQVEPVSNSSRS, from the coding sequence ATGAGTGCATCCATTACAAGAGAAAGCCGATGGAAGATTGTTGTCGGGGCCGTGCTTGTTCAACTTGCTTTAGGTGGAGTGTACGCTTGGTCGGTTTTTACTCCTGTGCTGCATATGGGCGGCTGGAGCAAAACACACACTCAGCTGGTTTTTACTGCCGCAATCGTGAGCATTGCTGTAGCAATGCTCTTTAGCGGAACTTTAATAAGAAGGTGGGGGCCGCGTCCGCTTATTCTTTTCGGCGGCTCAACCTTAAGTGCCGGCTATCTCATTGCCGGGCTCAGCGGCACCACTTCATTTCTACCAGTTTTTCTGCTTATTGGAATTCTTGCCGGATTTGGTATCGGTTTAGGGTATATGGTGCCTCTTGTCGTAGCTATGCACTGGTTTCCTGATCGCAAAGGGCTGATTACCGGTGTTGTTGTTGCTGGGTTCGGTTTCGGCGTTATGGGTTGGGTTAAGCTTGCGGATTCATGGGGACACCTGCTTGAGAATATAGGCCTATCCAATACTTTTGTGGTTTATGGTGTTATCATTTTGTTGCTGGTAGCTATTGGCGGCAGATATATGGTTTTCCCTGAGATTGAAGCTGGCATTAAATATCTTAATGATACAAATAGCCTCACGCGTAGGGAGATGCTTAGAACTCCTGAATTTTATATTATTTTTGTTGCTTACGCGTCCTTAGCTGCTTCCGGGTTAATGGCCGTAGGGCTTATGAAGCTTTATCCCATGGAATTATTAATGAATTCCGGGGTGGAGCGTGCTTCTGCCAGTGTTATTACCGGAACCGCGATGGGTGTTTTTTTCAGCCTTGCAAACGGACTGGGTAGAGTTTCGTGGGGGGCGGTAAGTGACAAGCTGGGCAGAAAAAGATCTGTTATGTTGATGGCTGCGACACAAGGATGCTGGTTTTTGTTGTTTCCGTCGCTTGCGGGAAGTGAATTTACTTTGTATCTCGGTGCAACCCTGATAGGTTTTAATTTCGGTGGAAATTTTTCTCTCTTTCCGACGTTAACCGCAGACCTTTTTGGTGCGGATTCGGTTGGTGACAATTATCCGGTTGTAAATCTGGCTTTCGGGTTGGGCGGGATCATAGGGCCCACTCTGGGTGGGGTTATGGGCGATCTGGGTGACTTTACTATGGCTTTTACTATTTGTGGGTTTATGTGTTTCGCAGGTTCGTTTATCACTTTATTTTTGAAAAGTTCTGTACAACGATTTGCAGGAGAGCAGGACTATCAAGTTGAACCTGTTAGCAATTCAAGTCGCAGTTAA
- a CDS encoding rhodanese-like domain-containing protein, whose protein sequence is MKVGKKLAFVFKILLVCAVSAGLAWSFNSLRPVPPITMQQSEIVEIDGVETLKIFDSNEAVFVDARSDTDFAMGHIPGAVNVPSWAIGIELDGLITSIPKDKMIVVYCDGLSCGKSNIVARKLRDKGFSDLAVYPDGLDGWLSLGRDLEGN, encoded by the coding sequence ATGAAAGTCGGAAAAAAATTAGCATTTGTATTCAAGATACTTTTAGTTTGTGCCGTTTCGGCAGGGTTGGCGTGGTCTTTTAATTCGTTGCGACCTGTTCCACCAATAACTATGCAGCAATCAGAAATTGTTGAAATTGATGGAGTAGAAACTCTTAAAATTTTTGATTCCAATGAAGCTGTTTTTGTCGATGCCCGTAGCGATACTGATTTCGCAATGGGGCATATTCCGGGAGCGGTTAATGTGCCTTCGTGGGCTATTGGAATTGAGCTGGATGGTTTGATAACAAGTATTCCCAAGGATAAAATGATAGTTGTATATTGCGATGGTCTTTCATGCGGGAAAAGCAATATAGTTGCTCGCAAGTTGAGGGATAAAGGATTTAGTGATCTGGCTGTTTACCCTGATGGACTTGACGGCTGGCTCAGTCTCGGTAGAGATTTGGAGGGCAATTAG
- a CDS encoding MauE/DoxX family redox-associated membrane protein translates to MSIKSLPRIALGLVFIVACVGKIADPVAFGEIVKNYQILPDILVMPVAYFLPWLEFVCGALLVCGVMTETATALITAMLVLFIAVLSANLYRGIDVACGCFSTDVSFKSDMVMTIVRDVVLLVFAFLSFRFRKD, encoded by the coding sequence ATGTCTATTAAATCCTTACCACGTATAGCTTTAGGACTGGTTTTTATAGTCGCATGTGTGGGAAAAATTGCCGATCCGGTAGCTTTTGGAGAGATCGTTAAGAATTATCAGATATTGCCGGACATATTGGTCATGCCTGTAGCTTATTTTTTGCCGTGGCTGGAATTTGTGTGCGGGGCGTTGCTTGTCTGCGGAGTGATGACTGAGACTGCAACGGCACTCATTACAGCAATGCTTGTATTGTTTATAGCGGTTCTTTCTGCTAATCTTTACAGGGGTATTGATGTAGCTTGCGGCTGTTTTTCTACTGACGTAAGTTTTAAATCTGACATGGTGATGACCATTGTCAGGGACGTGGTGCTGCTCGTCTTTGCTTTTCTGTCATTCAGGTTTAGAAAGGATTAA
- a CDS encoding site-specific integrase, which produces MSELSATPTLSISLHSLTTRHLEAQVAKGISPRWFLDKKMVLKELLNASGVKPFEPAVNLDHETVRKFLDKIASIKTGHRANRYRRHILRMWAWGSKAGLTKGECPWKVEKYKEIKNPRYIPTEDDFWKLYEIADQVPDGSSHRTGVYHLEPHRKTLLLTFLHTAGRKSEILNLKKEDLDFSARKIRLWTAKRDGGVEYDWIPMTQILHDELIKHLARQKLNFPFTEYVFVNPATGRNYSSVNKMMERMCKRAEVKPFGFHAIRHLTASILDNKMIPMADIQAILRHKSPETTARYIHSIRGVKVALDEVFGTGKVIPLKGKKKSLRKSEGLKIR; this is translated from the coding sequence TTGAGCGAATTATCCGCGACCCCGACCCTTTCAATCTCCTTGCACAGTCTCACCACTAGACACCTTGAAGCGCAAGTAGCCAAAGGGATCAGCCCCCGCTGGTTTCTGGATAAAAAAATGGTGCTTAAAGAGCTTCTTAACGCTTCCGGAGTAAAGCCGTTTGAACCTGCGGTTAATCTGGATCACGAAACAGTTCGTAAATTCCTTGATAAAATAGCCTCTATAAAAACGGGGCACAGGGCAAACAGATACCGCCGCCATATTCTTAGAATGTGGGCATGGGGTAGCAAGGCTGGACTGACTAAGGGTGAATGCCCTTGGAAAGTAGAAAAGTATAAGGAAATAAAAAATCCACGCTATATCCCTACAGAGGACGACTTCTGGAAGCTCTACGAAATAGCCGATCAGGTTCCGGACGGTTCAAGCCATAGAACAGGCGTTTACCATTTGGAGCCGCACCGAAAAACGCTCCTGCTTACCTTCCTGCATACTGCGGGTAGAAAATCCGAAATTCTGAATCTGAAAAAAGAAGATCTCGACTTCTCAGCCCGTAAAATACGTTTATGGACTGCCAAGCGTGACGGCGGTGTTGAATACGATTGGATTCCTATGACTCAAATACTGCACGATGAACTTATTAAACATCTTGCCCGGCAAAAGCTTAACTTCCCGTTCACGGAATATGTATTCGTGAATCCAGCAACAGGCCGGAACTATTCCAGTGTGAACAAGATGATGGAGCGCATGTGTAAACGAGCAGAGGTAAAACCTTTCGGTTTTCACGCTATCCGCCACCTTACCGCTTCTATTCTGGATAATAAAATGATCCCTATGGCGGATATTCAGGCAATCTTACGCCATAAGTCACCGGAAACCACAGCAAGGTATATTCATTCAATCAGAGGCGTAAAAGTGGCACTGGATGAAGTGTTCGGAACAGGCAAAGTTATTCCGCTAAAAGGCAAAAAAAAAAGCCTCCGCAAAAGCGAAGGCTTGAAAATAAGGTGA
- a CDS encoding type I restriction endonuclease, with protein sequence MDFADKVNALAIRVNELREHLATEEATKNALVQPFLQMLGYDTFDPRVVVPEFTSDTGTKKNEKVDYAVMKDGNPIMLMECKACGCTLDQGKANQLHRYFQNTPTARVAILTDGITYKFFSDLDKPNLMDAKPFMVFDFEKVEQALIPELRKISNGQFDENSTMYAAQNLKYTREIKRLLANQFEDPSDEFIRLFAGQVYSGPLRATVIEEFRDRVVQAAQDCINEIINDRLKSAMTGEAVPSSNHIADNKAQSENYDEDEAPKVVTTEEEIEGYHIIKSILREVVEPSRVIMRDTKSYCGVLLDDNNRKPLCRMHFNTGQKYLGLLDTDKNETRHPIESVDDIYSFADGLKESLARYND encoded by the coding sequence ATGGATTTTGCTGATAAAGTGAATGCCTTAGCAATTAGAGTTAACGAGCTGAGAGAACACTTAGCTACTGAAGAAGCCACTAAAAATGCTTTAGTTCAGCCTTTTTTGCAGATGTTAGGCTATGACACATTTGATCCAAGAGTGGTTGTTCCTGAATTTACTTCTGATACTGGAACCAAAAAGAATGAAAAGGTTGATTATGCTGTTATGAAAGACGGCAATCCTATCATGCTTATGGAATGCAAGGCTTGTGGATGTACTCTTGATCAGGGCAAAGCTAATCAATTACATCGATATTTCCAGAATACACCGACTGCTCGTGTGGCTATTTTGACAGATGGAATAACATATAAGTTTTTTTCTGATTTGGATAAGCCGAATCTGATGGACGCAAAACCCTTTATGGTTTTTGATTTTGAGAAAGTAGAACAGGCTTTAATACCAGAGTTAAGAAAAATTTCTAATGGGCAGTTTGATGAAAATTCAACTATGTATGCCGCACAAAATCTAAAGTATACACGAGAAATCAAGCGTCTTTTAGCTAATCAGTTTGAAGATCCTAGTGATGAATTTATAAGGCTTTTTGCAGGGCAGGTCTATTCCGGACCGTTACGCGCAACCGTGATTGAAGAGTTTCGTGATAGAGTGGTGCAGGCTGCTCAAGATTGTATCAATGAAATTATTAATGATCGACTTAAAAGTGCAATGACAGGTGAAGCTGTTCCTTCTAGTAATCATATTGCAGATAATAAGGCTCAGTCTGAAAACTATGATGAAGATGAAGCTCCAAAGGTTGTTACTACTGAAGAGGAAATAGAAGGTTATCACATTATTAAGTCTATTTTGCGGGAAGTTGTTGAACCTTCCAGAGTCATTATGAGGGATACTAAAAGCTATTGTGGAGTTCTGCTTGACGATAATAACCGTAAGCCTCTTTGCCGTATGCACTTCAATACAGGGCAGAAATATTTAGGTTTGCTAGATACAGATAAGAATGAGACTCGGCATCCTATTGAATCAGTAGATGATATTTATTCTTTTGCTGATGGTTTAAAAGAATCTCTTGCAAGGTATAATGATTAA
- a CDS encoding helix-turn-helix domain-containing protein, which yields MSMSTKPFDKEAAHGWQAVMERIKKLRTEGETLETIGKRLGVSKAAVSRWLSENLGGEKNSFGDMVRYAKKLGVSPLEMFGEEPSTLTLFNKQVAHELTENIRLAGSSNKKITTMTGITTERLDTITSGQDSPTPEELFIICKSIDLNPAILLNKAAEQANIEINSDSQQTKKSA from the coding sequence ATGAGCATGAGTACAAAACCATTCGACAAAGAAGCAGCACACGGCTGGCAAGCTGTTATGGAACGCATTAAAAAGCTTCGCACTGAAGGCGAAACCTTAGAAACCATTGGCAAAAGACTTGGAGTTTCCAAGGCGGCTGTTTCGCGGTGGTTGTCGGAAAATTTAGGCGGAGAAAAAAATTCTTTTGGAGATATGGTGCGTTACGCGAAGAAGTTAGGAGTATCTCCTCTTGAAATGTTTGGAGAAGAACCAAGCACGCTAACCCTGTTTAATAAACAGGTAGCTCATGAACTCACTGAAAATATACGACTGGCAGGATCATCAAATAAAAAAATTACAACTATGACAGGCATTACAACTGAAAGACTGGATACAATAACTTCAGGACAAGATTCTCCCACACCTGAAGAACTTTTTATTATATGTAAGAGTATTGATCTAAACCCAGCTATTCTTCTGAATAAAGCGGCAGAGCAAGCAAACATTGAAATAAATAGTGATTCCCAGCAAACCAAGAAATCAGCTTAA
- a CDS encoding helix-turn-helix transcriptional regulator, giving the protein MNDLEKYRTDNGLTFEALATKVGMSKPGVFRHCKEQQMISGEAALRYHINLGLPLKVLRPDLFCSNNEPPPPEAP; this is encoded by the coding sequence ATGAATGACCTTGAAAAATATCGGACCGATAATGGGCTGACCTTTGAAGCTCTCGCTACGAAAGTAGGGATGAGCAAACCGGGGGTTTTTCGTCATTGTAAAGAGCAACAAATGATTTCTGGAGAAGCGGCTCTTCGGTATCATATTAATCTTGGTCTTCCGCTCAAAGTGCTTCGCCCTGATCTTTTTTGCTCCAACAATGAACCTCCACCACCGGAGGCACCATAA
- a CDS encoding phage regulatory CII family protein — MNKSRKSVAVEIQNMVLRHHNMSVEVITEQTFGSTKSHWTLYKELNPEDSTAKMGVLDLVPLMKTCGSVAPLEAIAHQMNMVVVPLPEAGIFSACLEDDMNRTTKEFSDSVTKFVAIMEDGKIDRAEFEQFDKEIMELISTALYWRDGIKAMVKG; from the coding sequence ATGAATAAATCACGCAAAAGCGTAGCAGTAGAAATTCAAAATATGGTGTTACGGCATCATAATATGTCGGTTGAGGTCATAACAGAACAGACTTTCGGTTCTACCAAAAGTCACTGGACCTTATACAAGGAACTGAACCCCGAAGATTCCACCGCGAAGATGGGCGTGCTGGACCTTGTGCCACTTATGAAGACATGCGGATCAGTGGCCCCGCTTGAGGCCATAGCCCACCAGATGAATATGGTGGTTGTCCCGCTACCTGAAGCGGGTATTTTTTCGGCCTGTCTGGAAGACGACATGAACCGGACTACTAAAGAATTCAGCGATTCCGTAACTAAATTTGTTGCCATCATGGAAGACGGCAAGATTGATCGGGCAGAGTTTGAGCAGTTTGATAAAGAGATAATGGAACTGATTTCAACAGCTCTTTACTGGCGTGACGGTATTAAAGCTATGGTGAAGGGCTAA